The following coding sequences are from one Amyelois transitella isolate CPQ chromosome 23, ilAmyTran1.1, whole genome shotgun sequence window:
- the LOC106133029 gene encoding probable small nuclear ribonucleoprotein Sm D2 translates to MAATTKPRSEMTLEELAKIEEEEFSTGPLSVLTQSVKNNTQVLINCRNNKKLLGRVKAFDRHCNMVLENVKEMWTEVPRTGKGKKGKAVNKDKFISKMFLRGDSVILVLRNPLATAAGK, encoded by the exons at GGCGGCCACTACCAAGCCACGCTCAGAGATGACTCTTGAAGAGTTAGCCAAGatcgaagaagaagaatttaGCACCGGTCCTTTGTCTGTTCTCACACAGTCCGTCAAAAATAACACCCAAGTTTTGATCAACTGCCGAAACAACAAGAAGTTGTTGGGCCGCGTCAAAGCATTTGACCGGCATTGCAATATGGTACTGGAAAATGTCAAGGAAATGTGGACTGAAGTGCCTAGAACAGGCAAAGGAAAGAAG ggcAAAGCAGTGAACAAGGACAAattcatttcaaaaatgttCCTTCGAGGTGATTCCGTCATCCTTGTCCTAAGGAACCCCTTGGCTACAGCTGCTGGAAAGTAA